A genomic stretch from Pagrus major chromosome 3, Pma_NU_1.0 includes:
- the LOC140993736 gene encoding sodium-dependent neutral amino acid transporter B(0)AT3-like → MGKTEDSGAQERPKWDNKVQYLLTCIGFAVGLGNVWRFPYLCQIYGGGAFLIPYLIALVFQGIPLLYLELAIGQRLRMGSIGVWNSISPLLGGVGIASMIVSFLVSIFYNTILAWVLWYFFHSFQNPLPWSQCPVNESRMGYNEECEKSTPVNYFWYRETLNITPDIEISGSLQWWMVVCLASAWCVVFICFIKGIESMGKAVYVTATFPYLVLTIFLVRALTLPGATDGLQYLFTPDWNILMDPRVWLDAATQIFFSLSLAFGGLIAFSSYNPERNNCERDAVVVGVINSATSLYASISIFSILGFKATSAFNTCRSENILALTNHFHISDQNITLENYDKWYENLNATYPDEVAGLQLRVCDLQRFLDQSASGTGLAFIAFTEAVLEMPGSQVWAILFFVMLFSLGLSSMFGNIEGVLTPIKDLKLLPKWIPMEVVTGITCLLSFLISLIFTLGSGNYWVEVFNGYVGSVPLLIIAFFEIIGVIYVHGMKNFSEDIYFMTGSRPNIYWKACWMVISPLMLVVVLIAYVVVQAEKHPTYPAWDPSYELFPESDARPYPDWVFAIIILLSSVPVIPIPLVALYRLICRRMKKSSAHADPNPYSNDGFEIESQEQYNHRAEKL, encoded by the exons ATGGGCAAAACTGAAGACTCTGGGGCGCAGGAGAGACCCAAATGGGACAACAAGGTTCAGTACCTGTTAACATGTATTGGCTTTGCAGTGGGACTTGGAAATGTCTGGCGTTTTCCCTACCTATGCCAAATCTATGGAGGAG GTGCATTCCTCATTCCCTACCTGATAGCGCTGGTGTTTCAGGGCATCCCTCTGCTCTACCTGGAGCTGGCCATAGGACAGAGGCTCCGCATGGGCAGCATCGGTGTCTGGAACTCCATCTCACCGCTGCTGGGTGGAGTCG GAATTGCCTCCATGATTGTGTCATTCCTGGTGAGCATTTTCTACAACACCATCCTGGCCTGGGTGCTCTGGTACTTCTTTCACTCTTTCCAAAACCCCCTGCCGTGGAGCCAGTGTCCAGTCAATGAAAGCCGCATGG GCTACAACGAAGAGTGTGAGAAGAGCACTCCAGTGAATTACTTCTGGTACCGTGAAACACTGAACATCACACCTGACATCGAGATCAGTGGCTCCTTGCAGTGGTGGATGGTCGTTTGTCTGGCCAGCGCCTGGTGTGTGGTCTTCATCTGCTTCATCAAAGGCATCGAGTCCATGGGAAAG GCTGTGTACGTGACAGCCACGTTCCCTTACCTAGTGCTGACTATTTTCCTGGTCCGTGCCCTCACTCTGCCCGGAGCTACTGATGGACTGCAGTACCTCTTTACTCCTGAT TGGAACATATTGATGGATCCTCGGGTTTGGCTGGACGCTGCCACCCAgatcttcttctctctctctctggcctttGGAGGCCTCATAGCTTTCTCCAGCTATAATCCAGAGAG AAACAACTGTGAGAGGGATGCTGTTGTAGTTGGAGTAATAAACAGTGCCACATCTCTCTACGCCTCTATTTCTATCTTCTCCATCCTGGGATTTAAAGCTACCTCCGCCTTCAACACCTGTCGATCAGA GAACATCTTGGCTCTGACCAACCACTTTCACATTTCAGACCAGAACATAACACTTGAAAACTATGATAAGTGGTATGAAAATCTAAATGCAACATATCCAGATGAGGTGGCCGGTTTGCAGCTGAGGGTCTGTGACCTGCAAAGATTCCTTGACCAG AGCGCATCAGGTACCGGCCTGGCTTTCATCGCATTCACCGAAGCAGTGCTAGAGATGCCAGGCTCGCAGGTATGGGCCATTCTCTTCTTCGTCATGCTCTTCAGCTTGGGCCTCTCCTCCATGTTTGGTAACATAGAGGGAGTCCTCACACCCATCAAAGACCTCAAACTACTGCCCAAGTGGATCCCTATGGAGGTCGTAACAG GGATCACCTGCCTGTTATCCTTCTTGATCAGTCTCATCTTCACCCTGGGTTCGGGGAACTACTGGGTGGAGGTCTTTAACGGCTACGTGGGCTCTGTGCCTCTGCTCATCATCGCATTTTTTGAGATTATTGGAGTCATTTATGTCCATGGAATGAAAAA TTTCAGCGAAGACATCTATTTCATGACCGGGTCGAGGCCCAACATCTACTGGAAGGCATGCTGGATGGTGATTAGTCCTTTAATGCTCGTGGTGGTGTTGATTGCATACGTGGTCGTCCAGGCAGAGAAACACCCCACCTATCCTGCTTGGGATCCATCTTAT GAATTATTCCCCGAAAGTGATGCGAGGCCCTACCCAGACTGGGTGTTTGCCATTatcatcctcctctcttcagtTCCTGTGATTCCCATCCCTCTGGTGGCTCTTTACAGACTGATCTGCCGGAGAATGAAGAAGTCCTCTGCTCATGCTGACCCAAATCCCTACAGCAATGACGGCTTTGAGATTGAATCACAGGAACAGTACAACCACAGAGCTGAGAAACTGTAA
- the tert gene encoding telomerase reverse transcriptase, translating into MSTNDVSRALDILRSLYQHVQTLEEFADSIVFKEGQRAVLTEQSDTNRFKSFVRGVFICFDKELQQVPSCNQICTLPELLAFVLNSLKRKRKRNVFAHGYNFLSVAPEERDADHFKFQGDVTQSAAYIHGSDLWKKVAMRLGTDITRYLFESCSVFVAVPPSCVFQVCGVPVYDRVSMTTALPGFYLQPQSRTNNGAQFGRYRRAVALKRRQKFENPTISKKRRRTDVRVKKGKRKREMDHKDEGEIMTCSGKRRRVGLQEPTQEIQQVCDEAVEQVQSMPPEPTLSVKPLENGASGSKQPAEIQTAILPLEGRPSWRSGIFPPLPPSQCFIRTLGFLYGGRGMRGFILNRKKKSSDGCRRLQGQDLVRTVFFEGLAYLNGLERKPKKLPRRFFNMVPLFSQLLHQHRRCPYSRILQTMCPLVEERDAGQGEVSSVLPQHCAPHRVYLFVKECLSAVIPQELWGSDHNRLNFFVRVRGLLRSGKFEKLSLAELMWKMKVNDCDWLKISKTDRVPPSELSYRTQILGQFLAWLLDGYVMSLVRACFYVTESVGQKNALRFYRQEVWAKLQDLAFRGHLSKGQMEELTPAQVASLPKSTVISRLRFIPKTDGMRPITRVMGADAKTRLYRGRVRDLLDILRACVRSTPSLLGSTVWGMTDIHKVMRSIAPGQKDMPQPLYFVKVDVSGAYESLPHNKLIEVIDQALSPVQDELFTIRRYGKIWADSHEGLKKTFVRQADFLEDNMGSSNMKGFGMSLQKRGKVHHTILVEQHFCSDLRGKEALEFFTQMLTGSVVQFGKKTYRQCRGIPQGSVVSSLLCCLCYGHMENVLFKDITGKKGCLMRLVDDFLLITPDLHDAQTFLKILLAGVPQYGLVVNPQKVVVNFQVSGGEGSCPDIRVLPPRCLFPWCGLLLDTHSLDVYKDYSSYAGLSLRYSLTLGSFHSAGQQMKRKLMAILRLKFHALFLDLKTNSLEAVYKNMYKLVLLHARRFHVCAQSLPFGQTVAKNPMYFLQMIWDMSAYASQLIRLSNKGLILGSKAQTGIVQYEAVELLFCLSFLLVLSQHRPLYKDLLPHLHKRKRSLERRLGDLRLSRVRQATNLRTPVDFLAIQR; encoded by the exons atgtcaacaaatgaTGTGTCCCGTGCGCTCGACATCCTCCGCTCACTGTATCAGCACGTGCAGACACTGGAGGAGTTTGCTGACAGCATCGTGTTCAAAGAGGGACAGAGAGCCGTGCTCACTGAACAGTCCGACACAAACCGCTTCAAATCCTTCGTCAGGGGTGTTTTTATCTGCTTTGACAAGGAACTACAGCAAGTGCCAAGCTGCAACCAG ATCTGCACTCTGCCTGAACTGCTGGCCTTTGTTCTTAACagtctgaaaagaaaaagaaagagaaacgtCTTCGCACACGGCTACAATTTTCTGTCTGTCGCCCCGGAGGAGCGGGATGCAGACCACTTCAAATTCCAAGGAGATGTAACTCAAAGTGCGGCTTACATCCACGGCAGCGACCTGTGGAAGAAAGTCGCAATGCGTCTCGGCACAGACATCACACGGTACCTGTTTGagagctgctctgtgtttgtggcagTCCCGCCTTCCTGTGTTTTCCAGGTGTGCGGCGTTCCGGTTTATGACAGGGTATCAATGACTACTGCCCTCCCTGGGTTTTATCTCCAGCCTCAGTCCAGGACAAATAACGGTGCTCAGTTCGGAAGGTATCGGCGAGCAGTGGCCTTGAAGAGAAGACAGAAATTTGAGAATCCTACTATCagcaagaagaggaggagaacagaTGTAAGAGTgaagaaagggaaaagaaagagagaaatggatCACAAGGATGAGGGGGAGATTATGACTTGTTCAGGAAAGAGGAGACGGGTAGGACTGCAAGAACCCACACAGGAAATCCAACAGGTTTGCGATGAAGCAGTGGAGCAAGTTCAGTCCATGCCTCCGGAACCAACTCTGTCTGTGAAACCTTTGGAAAATGGGGCTTCTGGTTCCAAACAGCCTGCTGAAATCCAAACAGCCATACTTCCCCTGGAGGGAAGACCTAGTTGGAGATCAGGGATTTTCCCCCCTTTGCCTCCCTCGCAATGTTTTATCCGCACTCTGGGATTCCTGTATGGGGGAAGGGGCATGAGGGGCTTCATTCTCAataggaagaagaagagcagtgaTGGATGCAGAAGGCTACAAGGGCAAGATCTGGTACGAACAGTCTTCTTTGAGGGACTGGCGTATCTAAATGGGCTCGAGAGGAAGCCCAAGAAACTCCCCCGGCGCTTTTTTAACATGGTCCCCCTTTTCAGTCAGCTGTTGCATCAACACAGGAGATGTCCCTACAGCAGAATACTGCAGACGATGTGCCCactggtggaggagagagatgcAGGACAAGGAGAAGTAAGCTCTGTCTTGCCTCAACACTGTGCACCTCACCGGGTCTACCTGTTCGTCAAGGAATGCCTCTCCGCTGTGATCCCTCAGGAGCTGTGGGGCTCCGACCACAACCGACTTAATTTCTTTGTCAGGGTCAGGGGCTTATTGCGCAGCGGCAAGTTTGAGAAGCTCTCACTGGCTGAACTGATGTGGAAGATGAAGGTGAATGACTGTGATTGGTTGAAGATCAGTAAGACAG ACAGGGTCCCGCCAAGTGAGCTCTCATACCGGACACAGATCCTGGGTCAGTTCCTGGCTTGGCTTCTAGACGGCTACGTCATGAGCCTGGTTCGAGCCTGTTTCTACGTCACTGAGAGTGTGGGCCAGAAAAACGCCCTCAGGTTCTACAGACAGGAAGTCTGGGCGAAATTGCAGGATTTGGCCTTCAG AGGTCACCTCTCCAAGGGTCAGATGGAGGAGTTGACTCCGGCTCAGGTGGCGTCCCTCCCCAAATCCACCGTCATCTCTCGCCTTCGCTTCATTCCCAAGACTGATGGCATGAGGCCTATCACACGAGTCATGGGAGCAGATGCCAAGACGAGG CTCTACAGAGGGCGTGTCCGGGACTTGCTGGATATACTGCGGGCCTGTGTGCGCTCCACTCCATCCCTCCTGGGCTCCACAGTGTGGGGGATGACAGATATTCACAAGGTGATGCGCTCTATAGCTCCGGGCCAGAAGGACATGCCGCAACCCCTCTACTTTGTTAAG GTGGATGTGAGTGGAGCCTACGAGAGTCTGCCTCACAACAAACTCATTGAGGTGATTGATCAGGCTCTGTCACCTGTCCAGGACGAACTCTTTACCATCCGCCGCTACGGCAAGATCTGGGCTGATTCCCATGAGGGCCTGAAAAAGACCTTTGTTAGACAG GCAGATTTCCTGGAGGATAACATGGGATCCTCAAACATGAAAGGATTTGGGATGTCACtgcagaaaagaggaaaagttCATCACACCATATTAGTAGAGCAG CATTTCTGCTCAGATCTTCGCGGCAAAGAGGCGTTGGAGTTCTTCACCCAAATGCTAACTGGCAGTGTTGTTCAGTTTGGGAAGAA GACATACCGTCAGTGCCGTGGGATTCCTCAGGGGTCGGTCGTGTCcagtctgctctgctgtctctgCTACGGCCACATGGAGAACGTCCTGTTCAAAGACATTACTGGAAAGAAAGG ATGTTTGATGAGACTGGTGGATGATTTCCTTCTGATCACACCAGACTTGCATGATGCACAAACCTTTCTCAA GATCCTGCTGGCAGGGGTTCCACAGTATGGTCTGGTGGTCAACCCGCAGAAGGTGGTGGTCAACTTTCAGGTATCAGGAGGCGAGGGTTCTTGTCCTGACATCCGTGTGCTGCCCCCTCGCTGCCTCTTCCCCTGGTGTGGACTGCTGCTGGACACGCACTCACTGGACGTCTACAAAGACTACTCCAG CTATGCAGGCCTGTCTTTGCGCTACAGCCTTACTTTGGGCTCTTTCCACTCAGCTGGACAGCAAATGAAGAGGAAACTAATGGCCATCCTCAGACTCAAGTTCCATGCCTTGTTCCTGGACCTGAAG ACCAATTCTCTTGAGGCCGTCTACAAGAACATGTACAAGCTGGTGCTGCTTCATGCACGCAG GTTCCATGTGTGTGCTCAGAGTTTGCCCTTTGGTCAGACCGTTGCCAAGAACCCTATGTACTTCCTGCAGATGATATGGGACATGTCGGCGTACGCCAGTCAGCTCATCAGGCTCAGCAACAAAG GACTGATATTAGGCAGTAAAGCCCAGACTGGCATTGTGCAGTATGAAGCGGTGGAgctgcttttctgtctttccttcttGCTAGTGCTGTCACAACACCGTCCCCTCTATAAGGATCTGCTCCCACACCTGCACAAAC GAAAACGCAGTCTAGAGCGGCGTCTCGGGGACCTGAGGCTGTCGAGGGTCCGACAGGCCACTAACCTGAGGACCCCAGTGGACTTCTTGGCCATCCAGAGGTAG